The Kordia sp. SMS9 genome window below encodes:
- a CDS encoding anthranilate synthase component I family protein encodes MYTLKTTHKKILADTITPVSVYLKIRDKFPNSLLLESSDYHASDNSFSYVCCNPIASIKVENETLTREFPNGESNVTPITATTDVPALIHEFSQQFKTDENDFKFINNGLFGYIAYDAVRYFESVEISKKEQSLDIPDMYYAVYQNIIAFNHFKNEAYLFSHCYKTKDNISEIEHILSTKNFTTYKFSIDGERESNLDDKQFKQNVALAKKHCYRGDVFQLVLSRRFIQKFKGDEFNVYRALRSINPSPYLFYFDYGDFKIFGSSPEAQLVVNNNHTEIHPIAGTFKRTGNDEEDAASAKRLFDDPKENAEHVMLVDLARNDLSRNGNQVKVETYKELQFFSHVIHLVSKVTAQKHKNAATMQVVADTFPAGTLSGAPKHKAMQLIEKYETSNRDFYGGAIGFMDFHGNFNHAIMIRTFLSKNHKLHYQAGAGIVAKSNEENENQEVYNKLRALNTALEIAETI; translated from the coding sequence ATGTACACATTAAAAACAACGCATAAAAAAATATTGGCAGACACTATTACGCCCGTAAGTGTCTACTTAAAAATCAGAGATAAATTCCCAAACAGTTTGTTATTGGAAAGTAGCGACTATCATGCGAGCGATAATAGTTTCTCGTATGTATGTTGCAACCCAATTGCAAGTATTAAGGTGGAAAATGAAACGCTTACGCGGGAATTTCCAAATGGTGAATCAAACGTCACTCCTATTACAGCCACGACCGATGTTCCTGCGTTGATTCACGAATTTTCGCAACAATTCAAAACAGATGAAAACGATTTTAAATTCATCAACAATGGATTGTTTGGCTACATTGCCTATGATGCGGTTCGGTATTTTGAATCGGTAGAAATTTCCAAAAAAGAACAATCGCTCGACATTCCGGATATGTATTATGCGGTGTATCAAAATATCATTGCGTTCAATCACTTTAAAAACGAAGCATATCTCTTTTCGCATTGCTACAAAACAAAAGATAATATTTCTGAAATTGAACACATACTAAGCACCAAAAACTTCACCACCTACAAATTCTCCATTGACGGCGAACGCGAATCCAACTTGGACGACAAACAATTCAAACAAAATGTAGCATTGGCAAAAAAACATTGCTATCGTGGAGACGTTTTTCAATTGGTGCTTTCGAGAAGATTCATTCAAAAATTTAAAGGAGACGAATTCAATGTGTATCGTGCGTTGCGAAGTATCAATCCTTCACCGTATCTATTCTATTTTGACTATGGCGATTTCAAAATCTTTGGTTCTTCGCCAGAAGCACAATTGGTCGTGAATAACAATCATACCGAAATTCACCCAATCGCAGGAACCTTTAAACGTACAGGAAACGATGAAGAAGATGCCGCTTCCGCGAAACGACTCTTTGACGATCCAAAAGAAAATGCTGAACACGTCATGTTGGTCGATTTAGCACGTAACGATTTAAGCCGAAATGGAAATCAGGTCAAAGTAGAAACCTATAAAGAATTGCAATTCTTTTCGCATGTCATTCATTTGGTTTCCAAAGTAACGGCGCAAAAACATAAAAATGCAGCAACCATGCAAGTCGTAGCCGACACATTTCCTGCGGGAACATTAAGTGGCGCACCCAAGCACAAAGCTATGCAATTGATTGAAAAATACGAAACCTCGAACCGCGATTTTTATGGTGGCGCGATTGGATTTATGGACTTTCACGGGAATTTTAATCATGCCATTATGATTCGAACATTCCTCAGCAAAAACCACAAATTGCATTACCAAGCAGGCGCGGGAATCGTAGCAAAATCGAATGAAGAAAATGAAAATCAAGAAGTGTATAACAAACTCCGAGCGTTAAATACCGCGTTGGAAATTGCGGAAACGATATAA
- a CDS encoding YceI family protein, with protein MKTRILTLVALFVFATISTAVAQNKTIDAEASQINWTGYKVTGQHEGTINFKSGTLEFKDEKLVGGTFMIDMTTINTTDLSGGGKQKLDGHLKSDDFFGVAKYPEAMLTFKKVVETDDNVYRVAADLTIKGNKSRVAFDIEVESNMAEAKLKVDRTKFGIKYGSASFFDGLKDKAINDEFDLVVALKY; from the coding sequence ATGAAAACACGTATTTTAACATTAGTAGCTTTATTTGTATTCGCTACGATCTCAACAGCAGTTGCTCAAAACAAAACAATTGACGCAGAAGCAAGTCAAATCAACTGGACAGGTTATAAAGTAACAGGTCAGCACGAAGGAACAATTAATTTTAAATCGGGAACCTTAGAATTTAAAGATGAAAAATTAGTTGGTGGAACGTTTATGATCGACATGACAACAATCAATACCACGGATTTAAGCGGCGGCGGAAAACAAAAATTAGACGGTCATTTAAAATCTGATGACTTTTTTGGTGTGGCAAAATACCCAGAAGCGATGTTAACTTTTAAGAAAGTAGTTGAAACTGATGACAACGTATACAGAGTTGCCGCAGATTTAACAATCAAAGGAAACAAATCGCGTGTAGCTTTTGATATTGAAGTGGAAAGCAACATGGCAGAAGCGAAATTAAAAGTAGATCGTACAAAATTTGGAATCAAATATGGTTCAGCTTCTTTCTTTGACGGATTGAAAGACAAAGCGATCAACGACGAATTTGACTTAGTAGTTGCATTAAAATATTAA
- a CDS encoding phosphoribosylanthranilate isomerase, whose product MKYEDNMNAVSTLQPDYLGFIFYQKSSRFFDTFIPKIPKGIKKTGVFVNASVEDIVKKVQLHDLQAIQLHGSETPEFCVELKKIYHSDRSRSIEFIKVFSIKNEFDFDTLKPYEACVDYFLFDTKGKLPGGNGVTFDWKVLENYPSNKPFFLSGGIGLETITKLDDFMKSKASKYCYALDVNSKFEIVPGLKNIEKLKEFKENIKLA is encoded by the coding sequence ATGAAATATGAAGACAACATGAACGCTGTAAGCACTTTACAGCCAGACTATTTGGGTTTTATATTTTACCAAAAATCGTCTCGTTTTTTTGATACGTTCATTCCTAAAATTCCAAAAGGAATTAAAAAAACAGGCGTATTTGTGAATGCTTCTGTGGAAGATATTGTAAAGAAAGTACAATTGCATGATTTGCAAGCGATACAATTACACGGAAGTGAAACTCCTGAGTTTTGTGTTGAATTAAAGAAAATATACCACTCTGACCGCAGTCGAAGTATAGAATTCATCAAGGTATTTTCTATAAAAAACGAATTTGATTTTGACACCTTGAAACCTTATGAAGCTTGTGTAGACTATTTTTTGTTTGATACAAAAGGGAAATTACCTGGCGGAAATGGCGTTACATTCGACTGGAAAGTGTTGGAAAACTATCCATCCAACAAACCGTTCTTTTTAAGTGGCGGCATTGGCTTGGAAACTATCACAAAATTAGATGATTTTATGAAAAGTAAAGCGTCAAAATATTGTTATGCATTGGATGTAAATAGTAAATTTGAAATTGTACCAGGATTGAAGAATATTGAGAAATTAAAGGAGTTTAAAGAGAATATAAAATTAGCATGA
- the rlmF gene encoding 23S rRNA (adenine(1618)-N(6))-methyltransferase RlmF — MDSRKKERKVNTSKLHPRNRHRGQYDFEVLTKTSPELKLFVHKNKFGDASIDFFDPNAVKALNKALLQQYYDIDFWDIPENYLCPPIPGRADYIHHLATFLEEQQRNIPKGENVTILDIGTGANCIYPIIGTHEYDWSFIASDVDKIAIENAQKIITKNKRLHNRIEIRQQQQQHPTQIFKGIILPKEKITATICNPPFHKSAKEAIAGTQRKLQNLQGKKNVKTELNFGGQPNELWCKGGEKKFVKNMIKESKQFAKQCQWFTTLVSKEANLPAMYDALKRVNAKTVKTIPMEQGNKLSRFVAWTF, encoded by the coding sequence ATGGATTCAAGAAAAAAAGAACGCAAAGTAAATACATCAAAATTGCATCCGCGAAATAGACATCGTGGACAGTATGATTTTGAAGTATTGACAAAAACTTCACCTGAACTTAAACTATTTGTTCACAAAAACAAGTTTGGCGATGCTTCTATTGATTTTTTTGATCCGAATGCTGTCAAAGCCCTCAACAAAGCATTGTTGCAACAGTATTATGACATTGATTTTTGGGATATTCCCGAAAACTATTTGTGTCCGCCAATTCCTGGAAGAGCCGATTATATCCATCATTTGGCGACGTTTCTGGAAGAACAACAAAGAAACATTCCGAAAGGTGAAAACGTTACAATTTTAGATATTGGTACAGGCGCAAATTGCATTTATCCCATTATTGGCACGCACGAATATGATTGGTCATTTATCGCTTCTGACGTAGACAAGATTGCCATTGAAAATGCTCAAAAAATTATCACTAAAAATAAACGGTTACACAATCGTATAGAAATTCGGCAACAGCAACAGCAACATCCAACGCAGATTTTTAAAGGAATTATTCTTCCCAAAGAAAAAATTACAGCGACGATTTGCAATCCGCCATTTCACAAATCTGCCAAAGAGGCAATTGCGGGAACACAACGAAAATTGCAGAATTTACAAGGGAAGAAAAACGTAAAAACGGAACTAAATTTCGGCGGACAACCAAATGAATTATGGTGCAAAGGCGGCGAAAAGAAGTTTGTAAAAAATATGATTAAAGAAAGTAAACAGTTTGCAAAGCAATGCCAATGGTTTACAACATTAGTTTCTAAAGAAGCGAATTTGCCTGCTATGTACGATGCACTCAAACGCGTAAACGCCAAAACCGTGAAAACCATTCCGATGGAACAAGGAAATAAACTGAGTAGATTTGTTGCATGGACATTTTAA
- the trpA gene encoding tryptophan synthase subunit alpha, whose amino-acid sequence MNRINQKLQEDKKLLSIYFTAGYPSLHDTVGVIEDLEKSGVDMIEIGLPFSDPLADGPTIQESSTQALENGMTSELLFEQIADVRDTVSVPLIIMGYLNPMMQYGLEAFCAKCKEVGIDGLIIPDMPVQVYHEQYQATFEKYGLINVFLITPQTSEERIRFIDSISNGFIYMVSSAGTTGAKSSFGNTQETYFDRIGNMNLKNPQIVGFGISNHETFTQATNKAKGAIIGSAFIKHLTKNGTETIKDFVDMVLDK is encoded by the coding sequence ATGAACAGAATAAACCAAAAATTACAAGAAGATAAAAAGTTACTCTCCATCTATTTTACCGCAGGATATCCAAGTTTGCATGACACGGTTGGCGTGATTGAAGATTTGGAAAAAAGCGGCGTCGATATGATCGAAATTGGCTTGCCGTTTAGCGATCCATTGGCAGATGGACCTACGATTCAAGAGAGTTCTACACAGGCTTTGGAAAACGGAATGACAAGTGAGTTGCTATTTGAACAAATTGCAGATGTGCGTGACACGGTTTCCGTTCCGCTGATTATTATGGGCTATTTGAATCCGATGATGCAATACGGATTGGAGGCATTTTGTGCAAAATGTAAAGAAGTGGGCATCGACGGTTTAATTATTCCTGATATGCCAGTACAAGTGTATCACGAACAATACCAAGCGACTTTTGAAAAGTATGGTTTGATCAATGTATTTTTGATTACGCCACAAACTTCTGAAGAACGCATTCGGTTTATTGATAGCATTTCTAACGGATTTATCTATATGGTAAGTTCGGCAGGAACCACAGGTGCAAAAAGTAGTTTCGGAAATACACAAGAAACCTATTTTGATCGCATTGGAAATATGAATTTGAAAAATCCGCAGATTGTTGGTTTCGGAATTTCCAATCATGAAACCTTTACACAAGCAACTAACAAAGCCAAAGGTGCGATTATTGGAAGTGCATTTATTAAACATCTCACCAAAAACGGTACAGAAACTATCAAAGATTTTGTAGATATGGTGCTGGATAAGTAG
- a CDS encoding DUF805 domain-containing protein — protein MEWFLKVVRDNFSNFEGRARRKEYWMFILFNLIIQIGFGVAIGIFGAISPFLIYIPGLVMLAYALYVFIPNLAVLVRRLHDTGNSGWMLLVAFIPLIGGIWLLVLLCTEGQYGPNQYGPDPKAEFNDDIDEIGVKINW, from the coding sequence ATGGAATGGTTTCTAAAAGTGGTACGTGATAATTTTTCAAACTTTGAAGGCAGAGCAAGACGTAAAGAATACTGGATGTTTATTTTGTTTAATCTTATCATTCAAATTGGATTTGGTGTAGCCATCGGAATCTTTGGTGCCATTTCCCCGTTTCTCATTTACATTCCTGGATTAGTAATGTTAGCGTATGCTTTGTATGTATTTATTCCAAATTTGGCGGTTTTAGTACGTAGATTACACGACACAGGAAATAGTGGTTGGATGCTTCTCGTTGCTTTCATTCCATTAATTGGCGGAATTTGGTTGTTGGTATTACTTTGTACAGAAGGACAATACGGACCGAATCAATATGGGCCAGATCCGAAAGCAGAATTTAATGATGATATTGATGAAATTGGCGTAAAAATAAATTGGTAA
- a CDS encoding aminodeoxychorismate/anthranilate synthase component II: MKKVLVIDNYDSFTYNLVHYLEDLNCDVTVKRNDQLSLEEVDDYEKIILSPGPGIPDEAGLLKPIIAEYAPTKSILGVCLGQQAIGEVFGGSLTNLSEVYHGVATKVEVSVDDESLFKNLPKNFEVGRYHSWIVASPLPESLEATSYDENGQIMSLRHKEYDVRGVQYHPESVLTPHGKQILENWVRN; this comes from the coding sequence ATGAAAAAAGTATTAGTTATAGATAATTACGACAGCTTCACCTACAATCTTGTCCATTATTTGGAAGATTTAAACTGTGATGTCACCGTAAAAAGAAACGATCAATTATCACTAGAAGAAGTAGATGATTACGAAAAAATCATTCTCTCGCCAGGACCAGGCATTCCTGATGAAGCTGGATTGTTAAAACCTATCATTGCAGAATATGCGCCAACTAAAAGTATTTTAGGTGTTTGTTTAGGTCAACAAGCCATTGGAGAAGTTTTCGGCGGTTCATTGACCAACTTGTCAGAAGTATATCATGGCGTTGCTACCAAAGTAGAAGTTTCCGTAGATGACGAATCTTTATTTAAAAATCTTCCAAAAAACTTTGAAGTCGGACGTTACCATTCTTGGATTGTGGCAAGTCCGCTTCCAGAAAGCTTAGAAGCTACTTCGTATGATGAAAACGGACAAATCATGTCGTTGCGTCACAAAGAATACGATGTCCGCGGCGTGCAATATCATCCAGAATCGGTATTAACGCCACATGGAAAACAAATATTGGAAAATTGGGTAAGAAACTAG
- the trpD gene encoding anthranilate phosphoribosyltransferase translates to MKKLLNRLINHESITETEAKQVIVNISKDMYNPSQIASFLTVFMMRSVTLEELKGFRDALLELCIPVDLSAYNAIDLCGTGGDGKDTFNISTLASFITAGAGVKVAKHGNYGVSSVSGSSNVMEHLGIKFTNNTDFLEKCIDQAGICVLHAPLFHPAMKNVAPIRRALGVKTFFNMLGPMVNPSFPKNQMVGVFNLELARMYGYLYQNTDKNYTILHALDGYDEISLTGATKAIRNNSEEMLTPADFGVPQHTQAAIYGGDSVASAAKIFTDILEGRGTDPQNNVVCANAGMAIATVNGLQAKEGFEIAKESLHSGKALQVLKKLLELSK, encoded by the coding sequence ATGAAAAAATTACTAAATAGACTCATCAATCACGAAAGCATTACCGAAACAGAAGCCAAACAGGTAATTGTCAACATTTCGAAAGACATGTACAATCCAAGTCAAATTGCTTCGTTTTTGACAGTTTTCATGATGCGAAGTGTCACACTTGAAGAACTCAAAGGTTTCCGTGATGCTTTATTGGAATTGTGCATTCCTGTAGATTTATCAGCCTACAATGCCATTGATTTATGTGGAACTGGCGGCGATGGAAAAGATACCTTCAACATTTCAACTTTAGCGTCATTCATAACCGCAGGTGCTGGCGTAAAAGTTGCCAAACATGGAAACTACGGCGTTTCTTCGGTCAGCGGTTCATCAAACGTTATGGAACATTTGGGTATCAAATTTACGAACAATACTGACTTTTTAGAGAAATGTATTGATCAAGCGGGAATTTGTGTATTACATGCACCACTATTTCACCCTGCAATGAAAAATGTGGCTCCGATTCGAAGAGCCTTAGGCGTAAAAACATTCTTCAATATGTTAGGACCGATGGTGAATCCGTCATTTCCTAAAAATCAAATGGTGGGCGTTTTCAACTTAGAACTGGCACGAATGTATGGCTATTTATACCAAAATACCGATAAAAATTATACCATTTTACACGCCTTAGATGGTTATGATGAAATTTCACTTACAGGCGCAACGAAAGCCATTCGAAACAACTCGGAAGAAATGTTAACACCAGCAGATTTTGGAGTACCACAACATACGCAAGCAGCTATTTATGGAGGTGATTCGGTAGCTTCTGCTGCAAAAATATTCACCGATATTTTAGAAGGTCGTGGAACTGATCCGCAAAACAATGTCGTGTGTGCCAATGCAGGAATGGCGATTGCAACGGTAAACGGATTACAAGCCAAAGAAGGCTTCGAAATTGCCAAAGAATCCTTGCACTCTGGAAAAGCGTTACAGGTTTTAAAGAAGTTGTTGGAATTGAGTAAATAA
- the trpB gene encoding tryptophan synthase subunit beta, with protein sequence MKKTYHVNEKGYYGTFGGAYIPEMLYPNVEELRQKYLEIMYEDSFQKEFKQLLKDYVGRPSPLFYAERLSAKYNTKIYLKREDLNHTGAHKVNNTIGQILMAQRLGKTRIIAETGAGQHGVATATVCALMGMECIVYMGEIDIARQAPNVARMKMLGAEVRAALSGSRTLKDATNEAIRDWISNPVDTHYIIGSVVGPHPYPDMVARFQAVISEETEWQLQEKEGRSYPDHVIACVGGGSNAAGAFYQYLDDERVNLIAVEAAGKGIHSGESAATSALGEDGIIHGSRTLLMQTEDGQITEPYSISAGLDYPGVGPMHAHLYASKRAEFISITDDEAMTAGLELSQLEGIIPAIETSHALAVFDSRKFKKDEIVVLNLSGRGDKDLNTYIDYFKL encoded by the coding sequence ATGAAAAAGACCTATCACGTTAATGAAAAAGGATATTACGGCACATTTGGCGGCGCGTACATTCCTGAAATGTTGTATCCAAATGTGGAAGAATTACGCCAAAAGTATTTGGAAATTATGTATGAAGATTCTTTTCAAAAAGAATTCAAACAATTACTTAAAGATTATGTTGGGCGTCCATCACCGTTATTTTACGCAGAACGTTTGTCTGCCAAGTACAATACAAAAATCTATCTAAAACGAGAAGATTTAAACCATACAGGCGCGCACAAAGTTAACAATACCATCGGACAAATTTTGATGGCACAACGTTTAGGTAAAACCCGAATTATCGCAGAAACGGGCGCAGGACAACACGGTGTTGCCACAGCAACTGTTTGTGCATTAATGGGCATGGAATGTATTGTATATATGGGCGAAATTGACATTGCCCGACAAGCGCCAAATGTAGCACGTATGAAAATGTTGGGTGCTGAGGTTCGTGCGGCATTATCGGGAAGTAGAACACTCAAAGATGCTACCAACGAAGCCATTCGCGATTGGATTAGCAATCCTGTAGATACACATTATATTATTGGTTCGGTCGTTGGTCCGCATCCGTATCCAGATATGGTGGCGCGGTTTCAAGCGGTGATTTCGGAAGAAACAGAGTGGCAATTGCAAGAAAAAGAAGGTCGCTCCTATCCCGATCATGTGATTGCATGTGTTGGCGGTGGAAGCAATGCCGCAGGCGCTTTTTATCAATATTTAGATGATGAACGCGTCAATTTAATCGCGGTGGAAGCTGCTGGAAAAGGAATTCACTCCGGAGAAAGTGCTGCTACTTCGGCGTTGGGTGAAGACGGAATTATTCACGGAAGTAGAACCTTGTTAATGCAAACCGAAGACGGACAAATTACAGAACCGTATTCGATTTCTGCTGGGTTAGATTATCCTGGTGTCGGTCCGATGCACGCACATTTATACGCAAGCAAACGTGCTGAATTCATTTCGATTACAGACGATGAAGCGATGACTGCTGGTTTGGAATTATCGCAACTCGAAGGAATTATTCCTGCGATTGAAACTTCGCATGCCTTAGCGGTTTTTGATTCGAGAAAATTTAAGAAAGACGAAATCGTTGTGCTGAATTTATCAGGTCGCGGCGACAAGGATTTGAATACGTATATTGATTATTTCAAGCTATAA
- a CDS encoding GIY-YIG nuclease family protein: MPAKAGISLNSIAMDIHYVYILTNKSHTVLYVGRTNQLKRRLNQHKNNKADSFTGKYNVSKLVYFETTKYVNNAIQRERQIKKWKREWKNNLINGLNPDWKDLSEYV; the protein is encoded by the coding sequence ATTCCTGCGAAGGCAGGAATCTCTTTGAATTCGATAGCGATGGATATACATTATGTTTACATTCTAACAAATAAAAGTCATACGGTTTTGTATGTTGGCAGAACAAATCAACTGAAACGAAGGTTGAATCAACATAAAAACAACAAAGCAGATTCATTCACAGGAAAATACAATGTGAGTAAGCTCGTCTATTTTGAAACCACTAAGTATGTAAATAATGCGATTCAAAGAGAACGACAAATAAAGAAATGGAAGCGTGAGTGGAAAAATAATTTAATTAATGGATTAAATCCCGATTGGAAAGACCTTTCAGAGTATGTGTAA
- a CDS encoding DUF885 family protein, with protein sequence MKKYILILSFILCFSCGSDKKAEQPIPKSELSFVGVLDAYYKQGLALQPMQATAAGDATYNDQFANLISEEYRNKVKLHYQKFRDTLKNFDETNLTESEQMSKAILYWDCDMNLRRLSFQNERLMPIDQMWSINLAVGQYASGASAQPFKTVEDYNNWLKRLEGFSEWLNTAKTNMQEGIEEEFVLPKSLIKKVIPQFEVLAKTKLEDHLFYSPIKNFPTNFSQEDKNTLTKAYTTFLTETLVPSFNEMYQFLKTEYLNAGRESSGIDGTPYGKAYYEYSIKNYTTTNMTADEIHELGLKEVARILSEMEKVKKQVGFKGDLKSFFNNVRENKKLMPYTEPQQIIDNFNAIHEKMKPQIEKLFDVKPKTPFEVRQTEAFREASASAEYNPGSLDGTRPGIFYVPIPDAASYNVFSDEALFLHEAIPGHHYQISLTQENQHLPDFRKTLWYSAYGEGWALYTESLGKELGLYTDPYQYFGMLGMEMHRAIRLVVDTGLHAKGWTREQAIEYSLNNEAESEASIISEIERYMANPGQALSYKIGQLKIRELRSKAETELGESFDIREFHNQVLQTGCIPLQLLEDKINEWIQEKKNAK encoded by the coding sequence ATGAAAAAATACATTTTAATACTTTCTTTTATTTTATGTTTTTCGTGTGGAAGCGACAAAAAAGCGGAGCAACCAATTCCAAAAAGTGAATTGTCATTTGTAGGCGTATTAGATGCTTATTACAAACAAGGTTTAGCGTTGCAACCGATGCAAGCTACTGCAGCAGGTGATGCTACGTATAATGATCAATTCGCAAATTTAATTTCCGAAGAATATCGCAATAAGGTAAAATTGCACTACCAAAAATTTCGTGATACGTTAAAGAATTTTGACGAAACAAATCTCACGGAAAGTGAACAAATGAGCAAAGCTATTTTGTATTGGGATTGTGATATGAATTTGAGAAGATTGAGCTTTCAAAACGAACGCTTGATGCCAATTGATCAAATGTGGTCCATTAACTTGGCCGTTGGGCAATACGCAAGTGGTGCATCGGCACAACCTTTTAAAACGGTAGAAGATTACAATAATTGGTTGAAGCGATTGGAAGGTTTTAGCGAATGGTTGAACACTGCTAAAACGAATATGCAAGAAGGAATTGAAGAAGAATTTGTCTTGCCAAAATCGTTGATAAAAAAGGTAATTCCGCAGTTTGAAGTATTGGCAAAAACGAAATTGGAAGATCATTTGTTTTATTCACCGATCAAAAATTTTCCAACGAACTTTTCACAAGAAGACAAAAATACATTGACAAAAGCGTATACTACATTTTTAACTGAAACGTTGGTGCCGTCTTTCAACGAAATGTATCAATTTTTAAAAACTGAGTATCTGAACGCAGGTAGAGAAAGCAGCGGAATTGATGGAACACCTTACGGAAAAGCATATTACGAATATTCTATCAAAAACTATACAACAACTAATATGACTGCGGATGAAATTCACGAATTAGGCTTGAAAGAAGTCGCGCGAATTTTATCCGAAATGGAGAAAGTAAAAAAACAAGTAGGTTTTAAAGGCGATTTGAAGTCGTTTTTTAATAATGTGCGCGAAAATAAAAAACTAATGCCATATACTGAACCGCAACAAATTATTGACAATTTTAACGCGATTCATGAGAAAATGAAGCCTCAAATTGAAAAATTGTTTGATGTAAAACCAAAAACTCCTTTTGAAGTCCGCCAAACGGAAGCTTTCCGAGAAGCTTCTGCCAGTGCCGAATACAATCCAGGTTCGCTTGACGGAACGCGTCCAGGAATTTTTTATGTACCAATTCCTGATGCAGCTAGTTACAACGTATTTTCAGATGAAGCCTTGTTTTTGCATGAAGCAATTCCGGGACATCATTATCAAATTTCCTTAACGCAAGAAAACCAACACTTACCAGATTTTAGAAAAACATTGTGGTACAGCGCGTATGGCGAAGGTTGGGCATTGTATACAGAATCGTTGGGAAAAGAGTTAGGATTGTACACAGATCCGTATCAATATTTTGGAATGTTGGGCATGGAAATGCACCGCGCCATTCGTTTGGTGGTAGACACAGGTTTGCATGCCAAAGGCTGGACGCGTGAGCAAGCTATTGAATATTCACTGAACAACGAAGCCGAAAGCGAAGCCAGCATTATTTCTGAAATTGAACGTTATATGGCAAATCCTGGGCAAGCATTGTCATATAAAATTGGACAGTTGAAAATTCGGGAATTGCGCTCAAAAGCAGAAACGGAATTAGGAGAAAGCTTTGATATTAGAGAATTTCACAATCAAGTGTTGCAAACAGGTTGTATTCCGTTGCAATTGTTGGAAGATAAAATTAATGAATGGATTCAAGAAAAAAAGAACGCAAAGTAA
- the trpC gene encoding indole-3-glycerol phosphate synthase TrpC, which produces MTILDKIIADKYKEVSLKKSIVPVSQLERSALFDRETSSLAKALQKSETGIIAEFKRRSPSKSVINQSASVQDVAFGYENAGVCGMSVLTDGKYFGGSLDDVLLARASAQLPILRKEFIVDEYQIIEAKSYGADVILLIAAVLSREEIKTFSETAKSLGLDVLLEVHNLEELQKSIMPSLDMLGVNNRNLKTFEVSTNISKELSTHIPNDFVKVSESGISSVAAIKDLQPFGYQGFLIGENFMKTEHPGESALGFIRELGK; this is translated from the coding sequence ATGACCATTTTAGACAAAATTATAGCAGACAAATACAAAGAAGTTTCACTGAAAAAAAGCATCGTACCAGTGTCGCAGTTGGAGCGTTCGGCATTATTCGATCGTGAAACTTCTTCTTTAGCTAAAGCATTACAAAAAAGCGAAACAGGAATCATTGCCGAATTTAAAAGACGTTCGCCATCCAAAAGTGTTATCAATCAAAGCGCGAGCGTGCAAGATGTTGCTTTTGGTTATGAAAATGCTGGTGTTTGCGGCATGTCTGTTTTGACCGATGGAAAATACTTTGGTGGTTCATTGGACGATGTTTTATTAGCCAGAGCCAGCGCGCAATTGCCAATTTTACGGAAAGAATTCATTGTTGACGAATACCAAATCATTGAAGCAAAATCGTATGGTGCTGATGTTATTTTATTGATTGCAGCCGTATTGTCGCGTGAGGAAATCAAAACGTTCTCAGAAACAGCAAAAAGTCTCGGATTGGATGTCTTGTTAGAAGTCCACAATTTAGAAGAATTACAAAAATCCATCATGCCTTCCTTGGACATGTTAGGCGTAAATAATAGGAACCTAAAAACCTTTGAAGTCAGCACAAACATTAGCAAAGAATTATCAACTCATATTCCAAATGATTTTGTAAAAGTCTCGGAAAGCGGCATCAGCTCTGTGGCTGCGATCAAAGATTTACAACCGTTTGGATATCAAGGCTTCTTAATCGGCGAAAATTTTATGAAAACTGAACATCCAGGCGAAAGTGCGTTGGGATTTATTAGGGAATTAGGAAAATAG